TGTGCTGTGAGGtcaataaatagtggtggggcaGGGCGGGACAAGGGGCaggcgagccagcaatttaacaaatggttcgtgTACAGCGAGGCCagccaataaatagtggtggggcgGGTGGGGTGAGGGGcgggcgagccagcaatttaacaaactgtTTGTGTACTGtgaggccaataaatagtggtggggaTGGGTGGGGCAAGCGGTGGGCCGAGCCAGCAAGGCTGCGAGGGGCCCACCTCCAGCACTCCTCTGCCAACCCTCTTGCCTCTTAGTGCTCCCCTGCTGCCCCCCTTGCCTCTTATCTCCCCCCTAAGTCATCCCACCACCCCCCAGGGGGTGGTACCGCACACTTTGGGAACCACTTGACTAAATTCTACTTCTGAAAACTCCTCCCAGACTCATGCAACAAGAGGACCCTGGGATATTCCACAATTCTGTTCGTATTTCATGGCCATAGAGGATACTAATCTTGCTAGTTCTTCAAGAGAATTCAAGGATATAAAAAGGAGCGAAAGTTGACTCTTTGTTTCACATAGAATACTTTCATGATTAATGAAAGTGGAACCCCACTGTCTGATTGGTAGTCAACAATTAAAAGGAGAATCCTGTAACCCTAAATTGTCATTTATCATTGCAAGGGGGGGATTGGAACAGTGTTTTCACCTGTCATGACTCAAGTTTATGTCTTTGTCAACAAAACATCTGTAGCAAAAATGAAGATGTATGCAGAGAGGTCAACGCAACCGCTCTGGATATAACCgtgacttctatttttatttttgttttgtttctaatgTATTCAGCATGTATTTGGGGcattttctggggaaaaaatgtaatTATCAGTCTGGAAAGATACCAATGAGTTAATTTAGGTTAGTGTTCAGTTCAGCATAAATGCCACAATTTTTGAATGAGTTACTTTCACACACTCCTTTGTCAGCTCTTCATAGGATGATTCCTAGATTAATTTTAATTACTCTTTTCCTCCCACGGCAAATACTATCAAGCAGGAATGAAGATCTGATTATGTAAGAAAACCAAATGAGTGATCATTTGCTATCATTTCAAGCTCACTGTTATGTGTCCCCAGAGAACATTTGTGACTACAATCACAAAGGTTacttaaacaaataaaatgaatcaaGTTATATATAACACTTCCTAGAGTAGGATGAGTTAAAGGTTAggttatataacatatataacacattaacattaattttcatttaactTTATGGGAGACACTGATGTCAACTTATCCATGGACTTAAACACCCACAAAAAGGTTAACTGAACTTGCTGTGGACCCAAGACTGCAAAGCAACAGCAGCTTTGAGTAAATAATTATTATCAAAATAACCATAATTAAATTGACAGCTTTCTGTCTATCAGTGGTAGCAAAGCTACATATCACGTTTAATGTCTTTTCCATCCCAACAATTGATCTATACGCCCAGGGCTTTGTTTTACAGGAAAACCTTCTGCAATAGCAGTCAGTTAAATCAAGGTGTGACACTAAGATCTTCTCcactatcattttttaaaatcaacgaACAAGATGGTGGTGATAATAATGTTGGCATTAGCTTTGTTACCTCACACGGCTAGTAAATGCCCTGTAGATAAACTTGCAACTCGGGTGCTTCTTCCAATTCTTCACAAATATTACCATTTTGGAGAATTTAACATTGCAAGCATTACTTCTCAGAGTAATGTGCTTTCACGTGCCTTATCCTATGAAAAAATACCATCTCCAGAGAACTTTGATGATATTCCGTAAGAACCTGAGATATGATTGAATCACAATGTGTATCTCTCCTGACTCTCTCTCAGAGCAAGTTGCTTTATAGATGAACTTTATTCTGATTCATATCATTTGTAATATGACCTCATTCTAGTTTTAGCAGAGAAGCTTAATAATAATGTGTTCCTTTATTAATAGAAGCCATACATTCTGTTCTTCTTAATATTTGTGACCTTCTCTGAGGTTTTTGAGGCTGGACAGCTCAAGTTGCATTTTGTAACATCTTAAAGACTGTTGTGTGCTAACAAGGTTTTGATTCCCCAACAAAAGCAGCAAATATTTTCTGTTTATGTTTATCCAGGGTATATTTGCAAACAAGAACTGCAGCCCTTATGTtaacaagtttatttttttaaagatacacTCTTTTCAAAAGCAAAATTATTGTGCATGAATCATGCACAGCTCTCTAGTCAGCCCTGTAAATGAATGAAGGAGTATCATTTACAATCTTAACACAAATGTATGCATGGTTTGTCTTTACCGATTGTAGACAGATGCAGATTTCCCAAAACATATAACAAAATTATTGTGTGCATGCTGATTAGAAGTTCCAAATTAAATTCACATACAAATTTCAAGAAGTGATACCTTACAAGAGTGTATTTTTTCTTCGCATCGTAAGAGATACATAATCTATCTCAGTTGCAGAATAATTTATTTGATGTATATTTAATACAAGTATTGCTATATTGAGCAAATATAACATTTTGAAGGATATGGTTATCTCTTATGTACTTTTTATAGGGTATTGACTCAGCATTATCAGCATATCTTGGCCCTGGTATTTGCTGTAAAAGAAATCAATGAAAACCCACATATTTTGCCAAACATCACTCTGGGTTTCCAGATCTATAACAGCCATTTCAGTGCCAGCTGGACTTATCTTGCCTCATTGGAACTTCTCTCCAGCCAGAAGAGGTTCCTTCCAAACTACAAGTGTGATAGTAGAAACGATGCAGTTGCAGTCATTGGGGGACCTAATTCAAATGTCTGCCTCCATATGGCCACCATCCTTGGTCTCTACAAGATCCCACAGGTAAGGAAGATCTATAGCGCTGATGCTTCCCTTATTGGCATGATTAAAATAAGGGGGAAACTCTGTGGTTTTTAAGAGTTGCGACTACATGGTGACTTTCATTCTTCATATTTGAACATCATAATTCCTCTGATTATAGAGACTAAAATATTTTTCCCTTGATCAAATTTTGCATCGTGTCCaccatttctttttttgcagaaggtatgtccaaaatattccaaaattgagaataatagatttttatccttttcataatTTGATTAGTTTCTAGAAGCTAATATGGGATAATAGTGTGTTTAGATTTTATGATGTCATACATCATCGTAAGGATTATCCTTCACAACAGAAGATAAGTTTGGTTGGGTTTCTAACaaacagaagagaataacagaatttgaaggaaccttggaggtcttctaatccacctcctgcttaagtaggaaaccctataccatttcagacaaatgattctctaatctcttcttaaatacttccagtgataaagcacgcacaacttctgaagacaagctgtttcattgattattttttccttagttctacattgcttctcttcttgattaatttccactcattgcttcttgtcctaccttcaggtgctttggagaacagcttgactcccttttctttgtggcagcttgggaattattggaacactgctatcatgtctcccctagtccttcttttcattaaactagataaacCCGGTTCCTGCaaactttcttcatatgttttaccctccagacccctaatcaactttgttgatcttctctgcactctttctagagtctccacatctttttttatattgtggtgctcAAATATATTCACCCACAGTTATTATaacgtaattttaaaaaatcttttttttattttttattttttaaaaaggttacaTATGGATCTGCTCCAGTACTGCCTTACAGAAGCCAAGCTGGCTTTGTCCAACAGATGTTCCCAAAAAGCACTCATCAATATAATGGGATTCTTCACTTACTTCTGCATTTCAGGTGGACATGGATTGGGGTGCTTTATCTCGATGATGACAACGGGGAAAGATTTGTGCAGAATGTCCTTCCCTTTTTCTCAGAGAGGGGCATTTGTTTTGATTTCATACAAAGTCTCCCCAAACAAGGATTTACTGGGGAACTGCAGAAACTTATAGAAGAAAGTCTTGAAATTTACAAGATCATCATGAGAAATACTTCCAATGTTTTGCTCATACATGGAGAAATACAGAcgatggcagctttaagattgctGATAGCAGGTTCAGTATATTCAGATATATCTTCGAAGCCAGGTGACAAAGTCTGGATTATGATGGCCCAAATGGATTTCACTTCCTTTGCTTTCCAAAGCAGCTGGAGCATAGATTTCCTTCATGGTGCTATATCCTTGGCAGTCCACTCAAATAAAGTGTCAGGATTCCGAGAGTTTCTTCGGACCAGAAACCCTATCTCAGAAAAAGAAGATGGTTTTATCCAGAGCTTCTGGGAAAGTGTGTTTGAATGTTTTTTCTCTGAAAACCTGTCTGAGAAAACTTGCACTGGGTTTGAAAAACTGGAGTCTCTTCCTGGTTCtctctttgaaatgaagatgacggCTCACAGCTATAGCATATACAATGCAGTCTATGCTGTAGTACATGCTCTGCACCACATACGTTTCTTGAAATTCAAGCAAAAAATAATAGTAAAggggcagagaaagaaacttctCAATCGATACTCTTGGCAGGTACAGTATATATCCTTATATGTATCATATATACAGTACAGCTGTAGAGagaaggtgttgtgtctgcgcctcccgcAACCTAGACCTAAGTAGAAatgtcctaacagtgagagccATTAACCAGTAAAATGACCAATGCGACAACTTATGAGCAGGCTTGCCTTTGGAagatgtggatgctccatcacttgaggcttttaagaagagactgggcagttgtttatctgaaatggtagagggtctcttgcttgagtagggagttgaactataagatctccaaggtccttttcaactctgttattctgtttttttctattctatgtcACAAGTGGAAAACGGTTTATCACAGCTTTATATGCAAAAGTATAAAGAATAGGAGTAACAAATAACTTAGAACACTGGCCCCCAAACCTTTGTGTACCAGGGACCAGTGGAGGTTTTTTCACAGACCAGAGGGAGGAGTGGTTTAGTGCACTGCCTGCATATCACCCATGCATGGCTTTGCTCATTTGCATGGTCCAGTTTTTGGTGATGGTCCACAGCCCAGAGGCTGGGGACCCTTGATTTAGAAGGAAAAAGGTCCTTCTGTGAAATATTTCCACATTAGCTCTGCTTGCCCTTAGCTGATGAGTCACCATAaagtagtgtagagtagagtagagtagagtagagcagaacagagcagaatagagcagaacagaacagaacatgatATTGAAAATGGAGAATTGTGTCTGATTGCCATCCTTACACTTCCAAATGATGACAGAAAGTACAGCATTTTGGAAATTAATAACAGATCACAAAGTTTAATGTAATTACAGGGCTCTGCAATGAGGATTAACTGGATTATAATTTATGTCCTATCAGACAGGATTGAAAACAATATAGTTCCCTCTGTTGACTTTGGATGGGCAGCTCCATCCTGCTCCAAACTTTGTATCAAATAGGAGAATCCATATTTCTGATATTTAGTCACTCGCTCAAGAAAACAAGATGTTGGTTTAACCATAAGGAACACTTTGATCTCAAGAGATACTCTCATGGATGTTCCTATAATAAATTAAATGTTGGGattataaataaacatttgtttCAGGTCTACTAATTTCCACACTGTTGCAATTCATTTCTCTATGTATTTTTTCCCATTGGAAGAAAATGTTACTTTTGTCAATTCTGTACCTCTAGTCCAGTATTTTTCAAGCATGTCAACTTTCAGATGAATAGGCTTCAAGtcacagaattctccagctagttgGGTTCCACACATTTAAGTTGCTGAAGCTGAGAAACATTGCTTAATATAATAGGATATTGTtgaagatgaccaggctgagtccAAGGCAAGCGTCAAGCACAAACATCAGTTTGGAATCCTTCATTCCATCAGTATGAAATCCATAAGAGAGCTAAATCCAGTCCTCCTTGAatcccattgactcttatctaccaccattTTGCCTTGGCTTTAgtaattcagattcttgtagaaagaTAACATGGAATAAACTTGTACACATTTGAACAACCTTGGTTCCTAATTTCTTGTGCCTGACAGATAAATTAGCAATTCTAtgttgctttttcaaaattatgatactaaaatattattattattattattattattattattattattattattattattattattattattattattattattattattattattattattattattattattgttattgttattattgttattattattattattattattattattattattatttattttatttatttatttttgtctatcatatataagataacaggtaaaagtataaacataatttggatacatgaaatgagtaagtaaaaaaggaatattaggacatggatggtaggcacgcaggtgcacttatgcacgctccttacagacctattaggaatagggtgaggtcaacagtagacagtttaagctgaaagatttgggggtttggggaagaaactacagagtcaggtagtgcattccagacattgaccactctgttactgaagtcatattttctgcagtcaagtttggagcagtttaccataagtttgtatctattgtgtgcttgtgtattgttgtggttgaagctgaagtagttattgacaggtaggacattgtggtagataattttaagtAGTATCAGTACATACAGACAactgaagtctgtgtagttctaagttgtctaagcccaaaatttggagtctggtggcataaggtatttcattgcaaggagaggagtggaggactctttttgtgaaatatctatggactctctcaattgtatttatgtctgatatgcgaTGCagcttccagacagatgagctgtattcaagaattggtctagcaaatgttttgcatgctctagttagtagtacaatattaccagagaagaagctatggaagattaggttaacaactcttagtgcctttttggcaatgttgttacattgggctctggcacttagatctttagaaatgagtactccaaggtccttgacagagtgagggtcatctataaggtcatgtccatctaatttgtattttatggttttttttttgttttgttttccagtgtgcaagacagagcatctgttggttgagatttgaagttgccactttttagaccaatctgacacaaagTCACGGTCTCCCTGTgtgttgttttaaaatgttttccccaattTGATCTTAGCTTCATCACTTTCTACGAAAAGTATCATTCAACAACAGTGCTGGAGACCAAATTTCCTTTGACCAAAATGGAGAAAGAATAGCTGGATTTGATATTATCAACTGGATAACCTTCCCAAATCAGTCTTTCCTGAAAGCAAAAGTTGGAAAGATTGACCCATATGCTTCTTCAAAGAGTATATTCTCCATTAAGGACAATAGCATTGTATGGCCTAACAAGTTCAATCATGTAAGGATGCTTCCATTTCCTGAAGTGTTTTCAGATGTAATGGTATAAGGGAAGGACCTTGGGAGACATTGTGAAGAACCACAGTCAAACTaatagtcagataagaggcagcttagcCCACAGAAGCAAAGGGATATAGCAAAAATCTCAGAAGGGACTCTCCCTTGTTTTCTGGCAAGAGTAAAGGGAGAAATGTActtccagacttgcaagattttgttaatataactttacaataaagtagagttGGTTCATCTGGACTTGCTTCCTGTCTGGACTACCTTGCAAGACTAACACAGATGTAAAAATGCCAGATCTAATGTTTGGCCAAGGAAATCATTGGTGTTGGCCCTAAATATTGGATTGCAGAGAAGCAATGGGAGCCTTCCAAAGAATTTTGCCTCTTCACCTTAatggactgaaaataaataatatattgcaCAATGTGCCCTGAAGCTCCTAATATCACATAATATGATATCTATGTGATATCAGACACTGTTCTGCTATTTCTATGCATGAAAAGGGATAGGGTGTTTTCTTAATTttcaatagaatgagactattgccttacacactgtaagccaccctgagtattcggagaagggcggggtataaatgtaaacaaaaaaaaaaaaaaaatttgggagaACAAAagtatttaattcattttttctcacttcttgttaagtgagatttatcCAAATCAAGGTTTAAGGTAATATTGAAAGAAATATCAATTCATAGGGAATTTAAGTAACAGCCTAATTCACTAGAATTATCCCTTATGGAGGGCATGAGAGTTGACTAAAACAATAATCATACAAccattgaaagaaaaatatacaccAGTTTTGCAGTAAAGGAGTATTGCTATTAATCTGTTAATAATTAATTTAGTTTTGACTTTTATAATGAGAAAAGGATGAAGGCCTTTGAATAATATTGGAAAATAATGGAATTGCTgtgtttgaaaaataatttaccacctttctttccttttttatatattaaattaatttttgctccaaaagacacatctaggcttattttctggttaggactgattttgggggaaacaggtacTAAATGctcccatctggctgacaatcttaattggggcttattttcggggtaggTCTTATACTACgagcatcttgaaaaatcatgctaggacttattttcctgttgggtcttatttttggagaaacaaggTATGCATGTGTATGCCAACTAGTACAAAAATCCACACTCAAGATCTATAAGAAAAGCCAAATATAAAGACTTCAAGATAATTAGAGAGGAGATATGTCAATTACACATAAGCTATCTATACAGGCAACAGTAAGAAAAACTGTTAAAGTACAAAAGTGCTTTTGTACTTTAGGGTAATCAGAAACATCAAGAAAATCTCTGAAATAGGCGAACATTTTTCATAGTTATTTCAACTAAATGTTATTATTTCAGTAACTCTAAAAACACAATGTATAAAGAACATAGCTTAACAGTTTTGCCAAGCAGATCAAATCATTCTTAATCAATTTTGTTTCAAACTCCCTAGACATATTTATTGATATGATaacttgatattctttctttTACATTAAGTTTCAACCTATTTCAGTTTGTAACGATAATTGCCATCAAGGATTCtataagaggaagaaggaggggaagcccTTTTGCTGTTATGATTGTCTTCCATGTCCAGAAGGAAAGATTTCAACCCAGAAGGGTGAGGAAAAAACAAACCTAGAATTCTCAGATGTTTTGATATTTGACGTAGGCAGTTCCTTTGCATATacaatcatcttcttttaatgaccccataatcagtggtgggattcaagtaatttctctgccctaatgatttcttccaacaaccagtttgccaaactgctcagacagttaacaagcggttctcccgaagtggtgtgaactggctgaatcccaccactgcccataatCCCTTAcagggtagagtctgggcaactgaatggagctgagtgtttactggccggatgcccttcctgtcaccaatgcagagtgtttttttttcagcagatatagtctcattgtgctcagagagagaaatatctgcctctacctaggatcgaactcacagccttctgattgtgaggcaagagctccacctctaggccaccaacaCCAGTCTTCCTTTGCATTTGCAATGTTGTATGTAATTCATTAGCATCATATTTAACAGCTCagatttctgttttgtattatgAGTTTAAGATTATTTCAGGTTTGTGAAAGAGCAAGAACCgaaagaaaaggagaacaaaACACTAAGTATTTAATCCTTAAACATTATATTTGGAATATTTATTACTTTTCTGAAGGCCTAATTGTGTAAGACCCTGGGTTTTCCACCCAGAACCAAACCATTTGGCACACCCTGTATGCGTATTATGCTATTCCCTTTATAATGTGAGTGAAAGGGACTGAGGTCCCCTTTCAACGATCAATTGCCAGAACCATAAAGAATTGAACCAGAGAAAAAGAGAGCTTACTGGACCATACTGGGTGGAAGTAACTGTTGGTAACAATGGAATCAAGAGCTTGTAAAGATTGTCTCCATTCAATTAATGAAGCCAGTAGTTGGCCCTTCACAAAATGGAAAGACATACAGAGTCTAGATAATCCCAACCTGTACTGTTGAAGAAGGTATAACATTCAATATAAATGTATTCACCATTTTTCATGGATAGTGTAAGATCTGGATTGTTAGATAATGTTTGTACTAAAGTTGACTAAAGAAGATTCTATGCGttcctttaaaattttaatccaatTGACCCTCTTCATAGTTGTGTCACTACAAAATGATGTGTCCGGGCTCCAAGTAATAAACCCGTAGCAAACAGAATTCGAAGGCAAGCATGTTCCTCAATGAACAGGTTTATTGGACATTTGATATTGGCACAGATGGGTGAAAATAGATTCTAAAGGCTCCTGCGGTTGtcatctaattaaaagtaaagttttccccctttcccagtcatatggtccaatcaaggcaCTGTCCAgttgcttggaaacttcactCCTTTTCCTTTCAgtcacctgtgggaatgtccttggttctcaggggaaactattttgttttggctacaaaccccagctatctctattcccctttCCCCATCCCTCAGCACCATGGTGGCAACAAGATGACCTCAGTTAGGCCAGCTTCAGAGATCACATGATGTTTGAAATGAATGACATTATTGatatatattttct
Above is a window of Ahaetulla prasina isolate Xishuangbanna chromosome 4, ASM2864084v1, whole genome shotgun sequence DNA encoding:
- the LOC131198676 gene encoding vomeronasal type-2 receptor 26-like, whose amino-acid sequence is MFPKSTHQYNGILHLLLHFRWTWIGVLYLDDDNGERFVQNVLPFFSERGICFDFIQSLPKQGFTGELQKLIEESLEIYKIIMRNTSNVLLIHGEIQTMAALRLLIAGSVYSDISSKPGDKVWIMMAQMDFTSFAFQSSWSIDFLHGAISLAVHSNKVSGFREFLRTRNPISEKEDGFIQSFWESVFECFFSENLSEKTCTGFEKLESLPGSLFEMKMTAHSYSIYNAVYAVVHALHHIRFLKFKQKIIVKGQRKKLLNRYSWQLHHFLRKVSFNNSAGDQISFDQNGERIAGFDIINWITFPNQSFLKAKVGKIDPYASSKSIFSIKDNSIVWPNKFNHFQPISVCNDNCHQGFYKRKKEGKPFCCYDCLPCPEGKISTQKDMDDCVQCPEGQFPNDAKDGCLLKKITYLSYREPLGFGLTILALCLFLITMLILVIFIKHQGTPIVKANNRNLTYALLISLMLSFLCALLFIGQPRKLSCLFRQSAFGIIFTFAVSCVLAKTIIVVLAFKATKPDSQMRKYMKKPLATSIVFLCSFVQLIICTMWLIITPPFPDFDMHSLAEEILLECNEGSMVMFYCVLSFMSFLALLSFTVAFFARNLPDTFNEAKFITFSMLMFCSVWLTFVPTYLSAKGKSILAVEIFSILASSAGLLICMFLPKSYVILIKPELNNREQLIRIKN